A genomic window from Pecten maximus chromosome 2, xPecMax1.1, whole genome shotgun sequence includes:
- the LOC117321549 gene encoding uncharacterized protein LOC117321549 isoform X1, whose translation MPLACSVGRDWLCYEVEDNVMKYKRCRLTIEAMTDVMIVKSLTSSVEQFDPEDAINRFLMKTPSGGMRRPEFERSALKAASTSKEIEGEAVIEGDGQAEAEIDHQMESDSEDVDSDVEGDFEPGFDNMGDTFTKVLKEAAAVELEHETVKEVKFKKELINNRK comes from the exons ATGCCACTGGCTTGTTCTGTTGGAAGAGACTGGTTATGTTACGAGGTCGAGGACAACGTGATGAAAT ACAAAAGGTGCAGACTTACCATTGAGGCAATGACTGACGTAATGATCGTAAAGTCGCTCACTTCTTCTGTTGAACAATTTGACCCAGAAGATGCCATTAACAGGTTTTTG ATGAAAACACCATCTGGAGGGATGAGGAGACCAGAATTTGAGAGGTCTGCACTAAAGGCAGCATCAACTTCAAAGGAAATAGAGGGTGAAGCTGTGATAGAAGGAGATGGACAAGCAGAAGCTGAAATAGATCATCAGATGGAGTCCGATTCAGAGGATGTTGATTCAGATGTTGAGGGGGATTTTGAGCCAGGCTTTGATAATATGGGTGACACATTCACCAAAGTGTTAAAGGAAGCGGCTGCGGTTGAGCTTGAGCACGAAACGGTCAAAgaagtaaaatttaaaaaagaactGATTAACAATCGcaaataa
- the LOC117321549 gene encoding uncharacterized protein LOC117321549 isoform X2 has translation MTDVMIVKSLTSSVEQFDPEDAINRFLMKTPSGGMRRPEFERSALKAASTSKEIEGEAVIEGDGQAEAEIDHQMESDSEDVDSDVEGDFEPGFDNMGDTFTKVLKEAAAVELEHETVKEVKFKKELINNRK, from the exons ATGACTGACGTAATGATCGTAAAGTCGCTCACTTCTTCTGTTGAACAATTTGACCCAGAAGATGCCATTAACAGGTTTTTG ATGAAAACACCATCTGGAGGGATGAGGAGACCAGAATTTGAGAGGTCTGCACTAAAGGCAGCATCAACTTCAAAGGAAATAGAGGGTGAAGCTGTGATAGAAGGAGATGGACAAGCAGAAGCTGAAATAGATCATCAGATGGAGTCCGATTCAGAGGATGTTGATTCAGATGTTGAGGGGGATTTTGAGCCAGGCTTTGATAATATGGGTGACACATTCACCAAAGTGTTAAAGGAAGCGGCTGCGGTTGAGCTTGAGCACGAAACGGTCAAAgaagtaaaatttaaaaaagaactGATTAACAATCGcaaataa